A region of Argentina anserina chromosome 5, drPotAnse1.1, whole genome shotgun sequence DNA encodes the following proteins:
- the LOC126796156 gene encoding cationic peroxidase 2-like translates to MNLKSSILLTILLLSLATTFLSAKGKNVPRVGYYSRSCPRAESIVKKTVQSHFKSDATVAPALLRMHFHDCFVQGCDGSVLLDGPSTEKTASPNQGLSGWEVIDDAKKKLEAACPGVVSCADILALAARDSVVLTKGIDWKVPTGRLDGRVSLASETSALPGFRDSIKVQKEKFKNLGLNTRDLVTLVGGHTIGTTSCQLISYRLYNFNTTGNGDVTDPAISPSFLSKLKSLCPQNGDETKSVDLDTGSANLFDTKFFKNLKNGRGVLESDQMLWTDASTRSLVQRFLGVQGMQALNFNAEFGRSMVKMSKIGLKPAAKGEIRRVCSVIN, encoded by the exons ATGAACCTCAAGTCATCCATTTTGTTAACTATTCTCTTGCTTTCCTTGGCTACAACCTTCCTTTCTGCGAAAGGCAAAAACGTCCCCCGCGTCGGATACTATTCGCGTTCGTGTCCTAGAGCAGAGTCCATTGTAAAAAAAACAGTTCAATCTCACTTCAAATCCGATGCTACCGTTGCTCCTGCCTTATTAAGGATGCACTTCCATGACTGCTTTGTTCAAGGCTGCGACGGTTCTGTTCTTCTTGATGGTCCAAGCACCGAAAAAACTGCCAGCCCTAACCAAGGATTAAGTGGTTGGGAAGTTATCGATGATGCAAAGAAAAAGCTTGAAGCCGCATGCCCTGGGGTTGTTTCCTGTGCTGACATTCTGGCCCTAGCTGCCCGAGATTCTGTCGTTTTG ACCAAGGGAATCGATTGGAAGGTGCCTACTGGAAGATTAGACGGTCGTGTTTCATTGGCATCGGAGACTTCAGCTCTGCCTGGCTTTAGAGACTCCATCAAAGTACAAAAGGAAAAGTTCAAAAATCTGGGTCTCAACACTCGAGATCTTGTCACTCTTGTTG GCGGACATACCATTGGCACCACGTCTTGTCAGTTAATCAGCTACAGACTCTATAACTTCAACACAACTGGAAATGGTGATGTTACAGATCCTGCTATCAGTCCTTCATTCCTTTCTAAACTAAAATCACTCTGCCCACAAAACGGTGATGAAACCAAGAGTGTTGATCTAGACACAGGCAGCGCAAACCTATTTGATACGAAATTCTTTAAGAACTTGAAGAATGGACGTGGTGTACTCGAGTCCGATCAAATGCTATGGACTGACGCCTCCACCAGAAGCCTTGTCCAGCGCTTCTTGGGAGTCCAAGGCATGCAAGCACTGAATTTTAATGCAGAGTTTGGAAGGTCTATGGTGAAGATGAGTAAAATTGGTTTGAAACCTGCAGCAAAGGGTGAAATTCGCCGAGTTTGTTCTGTAATTAACTAA